Below is a genomic region from Rana temporaria chromosome 3, aRanTem1.1, whole genome shotgun sequence.
GGGGGGTCCGAACCCTCCACGCCCTCAGGCAGACCCACGAACCGTAGATTGCATCTCCTAAGATGATTTTCCATATCGTCTTGCTTCGCTAAGACCATGGTGAGCTGGTGTTGCAGGCACTCAGCCGCGATCTGTAATGGCGGCACCTCGTCCTCCACGTGGCTAATTCTGGTTTCTGTCTTGGTTACCCGCTCCCTGAGTTTTTGTTGGTCTTGGCAGATGAGCGAGACATCGACCTTTACTTCCCCGCCAACAAAacaccccctacccgcccctATCTTATCCATTCCCCTCTGTCTCTTTTTCTTCTCCCCTTCCTTTTCTTTAAGGTGTTTATAATATACTTTACAATATGTTATTGTGATTTACAGAAATATTGGCACTACAGTCCAAATTTGCTTCCCTTAGGGCACTACTTAGTGATCCCATTCGTGAGGAGTTACTTATATTACTCACGCTGTATGTTGTGCTTTGAAATGGATTTATTAGTTTTTGCCAATTGAATTGAATGTCATATTTTTTTCTACATCTTCCCTTTTTTATTGTACTGCTATAATTTGTTTGAATAAACTTTTAATGcttaaaaaaagttaatattCTGGATGAATGGATGAAAGAAATATGACTGTGATCACTACAATCCACCTCTTGGGGTTTCAGATTCCTCCAAGCATGACATTTTTGGTcttctttttgtttctttttttttactttgtgacAATATGTGGAAACCTCCTGATCATCACACTGGTGCCCTACAGCAAATCCCTCCATTCTCCCATGTACTTCTTCCTCTCCCAGTTGTCTGCATCTGATATACTATTAGCGACTGATGTTGTTCCTACCATGCTCCGTGCTGTATTAGAAAATACCACTACTGTATCAGTTTCTCACTGTATCGCCCAGTTTTATTTCTttgcagccacagaaacactggaGTGTCTTCTTCTGACAGCGATGTCTTATGACAGATATGTGGCCATCTGTAAACCATTACATTATACTTTATTAATGAGTCACCAATTTTGTTGGATAACAGTTATCATGAGTTGGAGTTTAAGTTTCTTAGCAGTGTTGGTTTCTACTTTGACCATATCCACCTTACAGTTTTGCGGTCCCAATATCATTGATCACTTTTTCTGTGATCTTGACCCGATCCTCCAACTCTCCTGCTCTGACACCACCATCGTTCAACTGGAATCAACATCAATGAGTTTGTTGTTTGCTGTAATCCCATTTTGTATCATCATTGTATCATATGTTTATATTATAATCACTATTTTGGAAATCCCATCTATTACTGGAAGGCAGAAAGTTTTCTCAACATGCAGTTCCCACCTGACTGTTGTCTCCATTTTTTATGGTACCATTGTTTGTGTGTATTTGATACCTAGTAGAGGACAGTCATGGGACATCACTAAATTCTTGTCATTACTGTACACTGTAGTCACCCCACTTCTGAATCCAATTATATACAGTTTGAGGAATAAAGAACTGAAACAAGTTGTAAGAAAAATTATTAACTGTCATTTAACCAGTTGAGAACATTGGGCATGCTACACACACCCAAAAAAGTAATCAAAGTATACAGGGTACATGCAGCATGTCCAGTTCTTAATCCCCTCTACCACGCACCCCACTCCTAATTGAAGGCAATTcctaaggcctgtacacacgattggatattcaGACAACAATTGTCGGATGGACGTGTTTTGTAGGATAATCCGACagtctgtacgctccatctgaCAATTGTTGACGAAATTTTCGACAACACattttggctgtgcatgctcttaaattgtccgacaacaaatgttctccgtcggattatccgatcgtgtgtacacaaatccgtcggactaaaattcatattattattattatcaggtacttatatagcaccgtcaatttaagcagcgttttacatatacattgtacattcagatcagtccctaccctcaaggagcttacaacctaaggtccctaacttttattcatacatatactagggccaatttagacagcatctgattaacctaccagcgtgtctttagagtgtgggaggaaaccagcgtacccagaggaaacccacacaggcatagggagaacatgcaaactccaggcagactattacaagggatatttacactccttgtaataggaatgaaaatgaactttaaaaaaaaataaaaaataataaagcatcaaaatataaaaggaaaataaaattaaagcatccctgtccctgcGTGCTTGCTCACAGAAGCAAATGCATAGGTAGgttgcacccgcatatgtaaagggTGTTCAAAACACACATGTCAGGTATCACTACCAAGCATTCTAGCACACTAACTCTTCTGTAACACTAatcaggtaacctgtaaaaaataaataaagcgtcgcctatggggatttttaggtaccgaagtTTGGAGCCATTCCACGAAAGTGCGCAATttttttaagtgtgacatgttaggtatctatttactcagcataatatcatctttcacactATGCAAacaaatttggctaactttactgtttttttttttaatgcatgaaaaATTTCTGCGCACATACCTTGCGAGATAAAAgcttgcaacaaccaccattttattccctggggtctctgctaaaaaaaataaaaaacatatataaaataactaataactaactaataataacgtaactattactaactattaaattataggtattggaatttgctttcaaatttggcttttagtgaacgtaacaaattggaattatctgaaataatgaattgtgggccagatcctcaaaagggatacgccggcgtatctactgatacgccgttgtatccctgtttctatctttggaactgatccacagaatcagtttccaaaagataggcagaagatccgacatatgtaagggacttacactgccggatcttaggatgcagtaccgcatccgccgctgggggcatttcgagccGAAATGCCgcttcaagtatgcaaattagcacttacggagatccacaaagcttttacgcttcgttttttctccgtaagtattaagttgcatgtgtaaaattagggctgcttttacaaagtgtaaactgtttacaccttgtaaaagtagacccttcttacccgcaacgctgttttgtttttttttttaaatatttttttttccgccgtatcttttttttttcccgaagcaacttttttgacccagcgcgattcacgaagctcggcgtaacgtaatttcgcgctatgcacgtcaggaaaatgacgtcacgagcatgcgcagtacgtccggcgcgggagtgcgcctaatttaaatgggactcgcccccatttgaataggaacgccttgcaccggcggaatttaagttacacacccgaaaatttctaggtaagtgctttgtggatcgggcacttaggtagaaattttccggcagtgtaacttaaatgggaaaagataagttacggcggctggctgtggatctggcccagtgtatctaaacaaatggaatggaacaaattaataataaataaaaataataataaaaaaaaatgttttattatttttattattaatttgttctgcTCCATTTGTTTACATGcagcattcattattttggatcATTCGTAACTTCAAATAAATTAGTATTCGTTGCGTTCAGCCAAAttcgaaaggaaattccaataaatattatttaatagtacgttattattagttaattagctgttctttaaaatgtattattaaaagttattattagttagttgttctttaaaattttccgaccttctttcttattttcagattttcacatTTATGAATTTAAGAATTTAAGAATTTACGAATTACGATCATAACGAATGTTATAGAGTATATTATCAACTGTAAATCCATTCTGTCTTGTGTCTTCTATTTCATAGTTCTTGTTTAGAACGTGTTCATTTCTAAGTGTTGAACTTTAAATTACCTCTGCTTTATGACAAGTACTTGTACACAGGTGTTCTCGAAAATGTATTTAGATAGTTCATTGTAAGTTCACTAATTAGACAGGAAACATTCTGAGAGTGGTTGAAATATAAATCTCAGAAGATAAGATACGTAAAAAGTAAAAACCTCTCATAACAGGTGGTTTGAAATAATTAGGCGGTTTGGGAAAGTTATATTCAGTACATTGATTAAGTTTGATAGGGTCAAGCAGAGGTCTACTTGTGCCTCATTACAACTGTTAAAATACAGTTTTCAATGTGTATATTAATAGTTAGAACTTGTTGTGTTTGGGCCAGATGTATCTTTGTGTTATCCTTATATCTTTGGAGATGATGATGTCTTTCTATCTTATCTTTCTGTCTAGTTGTCAAGGCTAATTAGATGGGGTTGTTTGTCTTTAGAGTTTTGTGCACCTGCTGAGATTAGATGAATACTGTTGTCTTATCTGATTTTCTAGGCACCTGCCGAAACTCGTAAgataattcatattttttttaaacctgcttgTCCCTTAGAAACCCAGGAGTAAGTCTAACCCTCCCCTCTTGTTTTCTCCTTTTTAAGCTGTATCCTGTAATAAAGCTTCAGACTTGCTTTGCAcattgcctgtgtgtgtgtgtcattgaGGTCTCCAGAATTCTGAATTGCGGTCGCAGTTGATTTACCAAGATAAGAGGGTGGTCGGCTGTCCAGTAATATATCCTTTTTACAACgcatgaccccaaaaaaaaaaaaacaattaaaggaaaatgaaaacaaacacattttccgGAAGTGCACTTGTCTATGCAGAACATTCACTACAGAAAGAAGAGGAAGATGCTGTCATGAGCTCTGTCTTGTTCAAGGAGGTCactaaagaaaatatttaaaaggCATTCTGTGAATGGTGGAGATGCCTAGCAGTAAGTAAGCTTCAGTAGCTGTGTACAAAGGGCCCCTCCAAAAACTGTGCCAGCAATAAGtgcaatcagcagagcttcccatgATTTCAGCAATTAGTATGCAGTGTGGGCTAAAGAGCCAATTAGACAGAGACATCTGTCAAGTGTGGCTGGCCCCTTACCTCCTGGAGTCCTGCACACAGCAGTACAGAGACCTGCCAGTCACACAGGGCCCCTCTGGGAGTTCTTGACATGGCTGGCGTCACTGTACAGGGCTGCATCGCTCAGGATGGAGGTATGCAACTTTGTGTTTTTCACTCTCTGAGTGGGAACCTGGGGGGgaaaggtggtggtgggagaccTGTCGCAAGGCCATTTTCCATGCAATTAGTATGCAGTGTGGGCTAAAGAGACAATTAGGGGGGGCGGAGCCGGCAAGCGAGGAGTATGGCCACGTAGATACACAGCTCCCGGCCACGCGAACATACCGGAGCTTTTCACAGCAACACAGGGCACCGATCGATGGCGATTTTGCATCTCCTCAGGCAGGGGGACACTGCATGACAaagaagagaaaggagagaacTGCACCTGGTAAGATGATGGACTTCTTTCTCTCTGTCTGACCGCTACAGCCGTCAAGATGGTGCCGACAGCGTGCAGAGCCCCTCTCTCCTCCACACCCAGAAAGCTTGTTCAGGCTGGATGGCTGGCACATATCCCCAGCAAGGCTCCGCTCAGAAGCTGCCAGCCTCACAGGCATCCTCTAGTGCCAATAGCCCAGCTAAAACCTAGCAGAGGGTGTCACAACACACATTCTCAGTGTAATCGTCTCTCTCTTGTTGCCGTATTGCGtttcacgctggaacgcatacagcGACTGCGCAATGACGTCATGATGATGCAAGAGTATTTGCACATGTATATGACAGCTATGCTGACCAATGTAATAATGGCcatgaagaagaaataaaaagaacattGGCCAAATTAATGAATCTCAAAGACCGATCATGCTGCAATAACATCAAATTTTGCAGCATACCCGAAACAATTACACAACTACTACTGCACAACTTCCTTCAACTACTATCTGAACTGCTACCATCACCATCAGATATAGAGCTCCATATAGATAGGGCTCACAGAATCCTTAAGCCTTTATACCTTTCTGACACCACCCCGAGGGATGTCCTTGtacgtatatatttttataccacCAAGAAAAAATCCATGGCAGCTGCTCGCGCCAAACTAGCGCTATCAGAAAAATCCCACGTGGGGTTTGGAACTGGAGGATTAATGAATCCATAATTAAAGACCCAGACTATGAGGAGAGGATACGTCAGGAAATAGTCGCATTCTTTGAAAGGAACAATGACGATAAAACATCCCCACTTTGTAagtgggaagcacataagtgTTACCTGAGGGGAATACTTATTTCAATGGGTGCCCATAGGAAGAGAAAATTAGGAGCAAAATTGGATACCTTGCTGGGGGAAATTAAGATAGCGGAAAATGAAcataaaaaagagcaaaaaataacaaatgaGGATAGACTGACATCCCTTAGAGAGAAGCTTAATCTATTATTGATGGACAAGGCGAAAGCCAAGCTTAATAGATGCAGAAGGGCGTACTATGAGTTTGGCAACAAACCCACCAAGATGCTAGCAAACGCGCTGAGAGACTCAAGAGCCAAAAAACacatagataaaataaaaacacagggagACAATTTAGTGAACTCCTCACAATCAATTGCGAAAGCATTCAGAGAATATTACAAAGGATTGTACCAATTAAATAACCAACCAACAGCTGAGGAAagacagaagagagaagagaaaatgAAAGAATACCTAGAGAAGTCAGGGATGCCCAAAATTTCAAAGGAAAGTATAGGGAGTATGGAGACCCCGATTACATTAGAAGAATGCCAAGAGGCAATAAAGGAAATGAAACCAGGTAAATCACCAGGGCCGGATGGCTACACGCTATTATATTACAAAACATTTCAAGATAAATTAATACCGAAATTCCTAGACGCCTTCAATTCACTGAAAGAAAGAGCCCCGATGAGACGAGAAACAGTAGAAGCCCATATAGCGGTTATCGATAAAGAGGGAAAAGATCCGTCAATATGTGCGAGCTACCGACCGATATCTTTGCTGAatatagatttaaaaatattCTCAAAGATAATCGCTAACAGACTAGTAAGATATATCCCCTCTCTCAtacacccagaccaggtagggtttgtccctggaagggaagggagagagaacaCGCACAGAGTGCTAAGTACCATCTACCTGGCCCAATTTTATCATATGCCAGTAGCACTTATTTCAACagacgcggagaaagccttcgacaGGGTGGACTGGATTTTTTTGAACGCAACATTGAAATTTATAGGCCTAGGGGTGGGCATGCAGA
It encodes:
- the LOC120930991 gene encoding olfactory receptor 1468-like; this encodes MDERNMTVITTIHLLGFQIPPSMTFLVFFLFLFFYFVTICGNLLIITLVPYSKSLHSPMYFFLSQLSASDILLATDVVPTMLRAVLENTTTVSVSHCIAQFYFFAATETLECLLLTAMSYDRYVAICKPLHYTLLMSHQFCWITVIMSWSLSFLAVLVSTLTISTLQFCGPNIIDHFFCDLDPILQLSCSDTTIVQLESTSMSLLFAVIPFCIIIVSYVYIIITILEIPSITGRQKVFSTCSSHLTVVSIFYGTIVCVYLIPSRGQSWDITKFLSLLYTVVTPLLNPIIYSLRNKELKQVVRKIINCHLTS